One Mycolicibacter sp. MU0083 DNA window includes the following coding sequences:
- the fadD1 gene encoding fatty-acid--CoA ligase FadD1, producing MAETMQQLLAERTDQPGLAVLHNSADGRKIRWTWREYLDGAARHGAAVLARADTARPMHVGALLGNTPAMLTALAAAGLGGYVLCGVNNTRRGSALAGDLRTADVQILLVDTEHRALLDGLELPGVTVIDVDDPAWDAECASAGELRPHRQVAPLDPFMLIFTSGTSGDPKAVLVSHFMVLVAGQALTERFELGSDDVVYLSMPLFHSNAIAAGFGPAVAAGAAMAPAKFSASRFLADIRAYGGTYMNYVGKPFAYLLAHPEQPDDADNPLRVAFGNEASERDIGEFARRFGVHVVDAFGSTENAVTITRDEGTPPGSVGRGFPGVAIYKSDPVRECPPAVFDEHGALLNAEEAIGELVNTAGTGFFTGYYNNAQATADRMRDGMYWSGDLAYADADGWIYLAGRTADWMRVDGENMAAAPIERILMRHPDINQAAVYAVPDANVGDQVMAALVLRDGAQLTEAGLAEFLAAQEDLSPKAWPRYVRITAALPTTATNKILKRVLVTDGTDVGDDTLWTRPDRDRSYRATTTTGA from the coding sequence GCCACGGCGCCGCGGTACTCGCCCGCGCCGACACCGCCCGCCCGATGCACGTCGGCGCCCTGCTGGGCAACACCCCCGCCATGCTGACCGCGCTCGCGGCCGCCGGGCTCGGCGGCTACGTCCTCTGCGGGGTCAACAACACCCGCCGCGGATCGGCGTTGGCCGGCGACCTGCGCACCGCCGACGTCCAGATCCTGCTGGTCGACACCGAACACCGCGCCCTGCTCGACGGGCTGGAATTGCCCGGCGTCACCGTCATCGACGTCGACGACCCCGCCTGGGATGCCGAATGCGCGTCGGCCGGAGAACTGCGGCCGCACCGGCAGGTCGCCCCGCTGGACCCGTTCATGCTGATCTTCACCTCGGGTACCAGCGGTGACCCGAAAGCCGTGCTGGTCAGCCACTTCATGGTGCTGGTCGCCGGACAGGCACTGACCGAACGCTTCGAACTGGGCAGCGACGACGTCGTCTATCTGTCCATGCCGCTGTTCCATTCCAATGCGATCGCCGCCGGGTTCGGGCCCGCGGTGGCCGCCGGCGCGGCGATGGCACCGGCGAAGTTCTCCGCTTCACGGTTCCTGGCCGACATCCGCGCCTACGGTGGCACCTATATGAACTACGTCGGCAAGCCCTTCGCCTACCTCCTGGCGCACCCCGAGCAGCCCGACGACGCCGACAACCCGCTGCGGGTGGCCTTCGGCAACGAGGCCTCCGAGCGTGACATCGGCGAGTTCGCCCGCCGGTTCGGTGTGCATGTGGTGGACGCCTTCGGGTCCACCGAGAACGCGGTGACCATCACCCGTGACGAAGGCACCCCGCCCGGCTCGGTGGGCCGCGGCTTCCCCGGCGTCGCGATCTACAAGAGCGACCCCGTCCGCGAATGCCCGCCCGCGGTCTTCGACGAGCACGGCGCGCTGCTCAACGCCGAGGAGGCCATCGGCGAGCTGGTCAACACCGCCGGCACCGGCTTCTTCACCGGCTACTACAACAACGCCCAGGCCACCGCCGACCGGATGCGCGACGGCATGTACTGGTCGGGGGATCTGGCCTACGCCGACGCCGACGGCTGGATCTACCTGGCCGGACGTACCGCCGACTGGATGCGGGTGGACGGCGAGAACATGGCGGCCGCCCCCATCGAACGCATCCTGATGCGCCACCCCGACATCAATCAGGCCGCCGTCTACGCGGTACCGGACGCCAATGTCGGCGACCAGGTGATGGCCGCGTTGGTGCTGCGCGACGGTGCGCAGCTGACCGAAGCCGGTCTCGCCGAATTCCTTGCCGCCCAAGAGGACCTCTCCCCCAAGGCCTGGCCCCGCTACGTGCGGATCACCGCGGCGCTGCCGACCACGGCCACCAACAAGATCCTCAAGCGCGTGCTGGTCACCGACGGAACCGACGTCGGCGACGACACCCTGTGGACGCGGCCGGACCGCGATCGCAGCTACCGAGCCACCACCACGACGGGAGCGTGA
- a CDS encoding SDR family NAD(P)-dependent oxidoreductase, translating into MTGRTPVALIVGGASGIGLASARALVARGDHVVIADLDEEAARARAAELGDAATAVFADVTDEASVEAAFAVAAAAGPVRSVVSCAGLSIIGPIADIDLAGWQTTIDVCLTGTMLVIKHAARTMAEGGSVVAISSLNGRQPGSTMAAYCSAKAGVLMLVQVAALELGPRGIRVNAVSPGLVDTPLVAGLAMVPGLTDEYIENTPLGRSGVPDDIAATVEFLTSERAGWITGSAFDVNGGAHLKRYPDVLGKVQALTEGT; encoded by the coding sequence ATGACCGGTCGGACACCCGTGGCACTGATCGTCGGCGGCGCCTCCGGGATCGGTCTGGCCTCCGCGCGTGCATTGGTCGCCCGGGGTGATCACGTGGTGATCGCCGACCTCGACGAAGAGGCCGCCCGCGCCCGCGCGGCCGAACTCGGGGACGCCGCGACCGCGGTCTTCGCCGACGTCACCGACGAGGCCAGCGTCGAGGCGGCCTTCGCGGTCGCCGCCGCCGCGGGTCCGGTGCGGTCGGTGGTCAGTTGTGCGGGACTGTCGATCATCGGCCCGATCGCCGACATCGACCTGGCCGGCTGGCAGACCACCATCGACGTCTGCCTGACCGGCACCATGCTGGTGATCAAGCACGCCGCACGCACCATGGCGGAAGGCGGCAGCGTGGTGGCGATCTCCTCGCTCAACGGCCGCCAGCCCGGCAGCACCATGGCCGCCTACTGCAGCGCGAAGGCCGGGGTGCTGATGCTGGTGCAGGTGGCCGCCCTGGAGTTGGGGCCCCGCGGAATCCGGGTCAACGCGGTCTCCCCCGGCCTGGTGGACACTCCCCTGGTCGCCGGGCTGGCGATGGTGCCCGGCCTGACCGACGAATACATCGAGAACACCCCGCTGGGCCGCTCCGGGGTGCCCGACGACATCGCGGCGACCGTGGAGTTTCTGACCTCCGAGCGGGCCGGCTGGATCACCGGATCGGCGTTCGACGTCAACGGCGGCGCGCACCTCAAGCGCTACCCGGACGTGCTCGGCAAAGTACAGGCCCTAACCGAAGGAACATGA
- a CDS encoding zinc-binding dehydrogenase — MRTVVIDAPGSVRVDNRPDPELPGADGAIVQVTATAICGSDLHSYEGDFPIFEPVAMGHEAIGTVVEVGSQVGSVRVGDRVMVSSVAGCGHCAGCGTLDPIRCHSGPQIFGSGVLGGAQSELLAVPGADFQLARIPEGIVDAEALLLTDNLATGWAAALRADIPVGGTVAVVGLGAVGLCAARSALFLGAATVLGIDPVRERRERAALMGVTPAEPAATTAAMELTGGRGVDSVIDAVGTDTTMADALNAARAGGTVSVVGVHDLQPFPFPALPALLRSITLRMTTAPVQQTWPQLIPLLQSGRLSVDGIFTTEMALDDAAEAYRAVAARTGDVVKVLLTP; from the coding sequence ATGCGCACTGTCGTCATCGACGCGCCCGGCTCGGTCCGCGTCGACAACCGGCCCGACCCCGAACTGCCCGGCGCCGACGGTGCCATCGTCCAGGTGACTGCGACCGCCATCTGCGGTTCGGACCTGCACAGCTACGAGGGCGACTTCCCCATCTTCGAGCCGGTGGCGATGGGCCACGAGGCGATCGGCACCGTGGTCGAGGTGGGCTCGCAGGTGGGTTCGGTGCGGGTCGGCGACCGCGTGATGGTGTCCTCGGTGGCCGGCTGCGGGCACTGCGCCGGCTGCGGCACCCTCGACCCCATCCGCTGTCACTCGGGTCCGCAGATCTTCGGCTCCGGAGTGCTGGGCGGAGCGCAATCGGAGCTGCTGGCGGTCCCGGGGGCCGACTTCCAGCTGGCCCGCATCCCCGAGGGCATCGTCGACGCCGAAGCGCTGCTGCTCACCGACAACCTCGCCACCGGCTGGGCGGCGGCCCTGCGCGCCGACATCCCGGTGGGCGGGACCGTCGCCGTGGTCGGGCTGGGCGCGGTGGGTCTGTGCGCGGCCCGCAGCGCGTTGTTCCTCGGTGCGGCAACGGTTTTGGGGATCGACCCGGTGCGGGAACGCCGGGAGCGGGCCGCCCTGATGGGGGTGACTCCGGCGGAGCCGGCGGCGACGACCGCGGCCATGGAACTGACCGGGGGCAGGGGAGTGGACTCGGTGATCGATGCCGTCGGCACCGACACCACCATGGCCGACGCCCTGAACGCGGCGCGGGCCGGCGGGACGGTGTCGGTGGTGGGGGTGCATGACCTGCAGCCCTTCCCGTTCCCCGCCTTGCCGGCGCTGCTGCGCAGCATCACCCTGCGCATGACGACCGCCCCGGTGCAGCAGACCTGGCCGCAGTTGATTCCGCTGCTGCAATCCGGCCGGTTGTCGGTGGACGGCATCTTCACCACCGAGATGGCCCTGGACGACGCCGCCGAGGCCTACCGCGCGGTGGCCGCCCGGACCGGCGACGTGGTGAAGGTGCTGCTGACGCCGTAG
- a CDS encoding pirin family protein: MSNLESTSGEFACAATPADHIEVIRPREVPLGGPRAMRVERTLPQRERSLIGPWCFIDRYGPRDVVADGGMDVPPHPHTGLQTATWLFSGRVEHRDSGGVRALVRPGELNLMTAGAGICHSEVSIDPREAPVLRGVQLWIALPDTARQTARGLNHFAPEPVSLPGASALVFLGELAGYRSPVPTFSPLVGAQLDLDPRTELDLDIDPSFEHGVLADQGALALGDTALRVGDLGYQGPGHRMLRLGNTGDDPARILLLGGAPFGEELVLWWNFIGRSHDEIVEFRRQWNAGDSRFGRVEGYRGRLERLPAPPMPPVRLRPRR, translated from the coding sequence GTGAGCAACCTGGAGAGCACTTCGGGTGAGTTCGCCTGTGCAGCAACGCCCGCCGATCACATCGAGGTCATCCGGCCTCGTGAGGTCCCGCTGGGCGGGCCGCGTGCGATGCGGGTAGAGCGCACCCTGCCGCAGCGGGAGCGCTCGCTGATCGGCCCCTGGTGCTTCATCGACCGCTACGGCCCGCGGGACGTCGTCGCCGATGGCGGGATGGATGTGCCCCCGCACCCGCACACCGGACTACAGACCGCTACGTGGCTGTTCAGCGGGCGGGTCGAGCATCGCGACAGCGGCGGGGTGCGAGCACTGGTTCGCCCCGGCGAATTGAACCTGATGACGGCCGGTGCCGGCATCTGCCACTCAGAGGTCTCGATCGATCCGCGGGAGGCGCCGGTCCTGCGCGGCGTGCAGCTGTGGATCGCCCTGCCCGACACCGCCCGCCAGACCGCGCGCGGACTCAATCACTTTGCACCGGAACCGGTTTCCCTTCCCGGTGCTTCGGCGCTGGTGTTCCTCGGCGAGCTGGCCGGCTACCGCTCCCCCGTTCCGACCTTCAGCCCGTTGGTGGGCGCCCAGCTCGACCTGGATCCGCGAACCGAGCTGGACCTGGACATCGACCCGTCGTTCGAGCACGGCGTATTGGCCGATCAGGGCGCCCTCGCACTCGGTGATACCGCCCTGCGCGTCGGCGACCTCGGCTACCAAGGCCCCGGGCACCGGATGTTGCGGCTGGGCAATACCGGGGACGATCCCGCCCGCATCCTGCTGCTCGGCGGCGCGCCGTTCGGCGAGGAGTTGGTGCTGTGGTGGAACTTCATCGGCCGCAGCCACGACGAGATCGTCGAGTTCCGGCGGCAGTGGAACGCTGGCGATTCCCGTTTCGGCCGCGTCGAGGGCTACCGGGGCCGGCTGGAGCGCTTGCCCGCCCCGCCGATGCCGCCGGTGCGGTTGCGGCCGCGGCGGTAG
- a CDS encoding WhiB family transcriptional regulator has translation MAPPCSTNPELWFGYPDADSSDGAAKARAYEQSATEARLLCLRRCPLAQQRRCAALAVERGEEYGVWAGVKLPGGQYRKRAELARAHEILRAIAVGEINTRELADNQELLANHERSRLPVTATVFHLPTGPIGSTSAA, from the coding sequence ATGGCACCCCCCTGCTCCACAAATCCCGAACTGTGGTTCGGCTACCCCGACGCCGATAGCTCCGATGGGGCTGCCAAGGCGCGGGCCTACGAACAGTCCGCCACCGAGGCGCGCCTCCTATGCCTGCGGCGCTGCCCGTTGGCGCAACAGCGTCGGTGCGCTGCTTTGGCCGTGGAACGCGGCGAGGAGTACGGGGTGTGGGCAGGCGTGAAGCTTCCCGGCGGCCAGTACCGGAAGCGTGCCGAGCTCGCCCGCGCACACGAAATCCTTCGGGCCATCGCCGTCGGCGAGATCAATACCCGCGAGCTCGCCGACAATCAGGAGCTGCTGGCCAACCACGAACGTTCCCGGCTGCCGGTGACCGCGACGGTCTTTCACCTTCCGACCGGCCCGATCGGCAGCACATCGGCCGCATGA
- a CDS encoding helix-turn-helix domain-containing protein has translation MSREAAGAAIRALREARDWSLADLAAATGVSIMGLSYLERGARKPHKGTVQKVENGLGLPPGTYSRLLVAEDADAELVQVLSAAGTRTAPTRPAGAIVVDRHSDTEVLEGYAEAQLDALRSVIARLPSEASDEYETYIRSVITQCVKAEMLAASSWRVAVNAGAEHALRLMSHLRALEAIRSDLLQRMPDSLAARFDHACTRSALPEPVIAALLGISAEDLWDIRNTGVIPPGALARIRAFADAPADPTVGGDREA, from the coding sequence ATGAGCCGTGAGGCGGCGGGTGCGGCTATTCGGGCCCTGCGAGAAGCTCGGGACTGGTCACTGGCGGACCTCGCCGCGGCGACCGGCGTCAGCATCATGGGGCTCAGCTACTTGGAACGTGGCGCACGCAAGCCGCACAAAGGCACTGTTCAAAAGGTTGAAAACGGGTTGGGACTGCCACCCGGCACCTATTCAAGACTCCTGGTGGCCGAAGACGCCGACGCCGAATTGGTCCAGGTGTTGTCTGCGGCGGGAACACGGACGGCACCGACTCGGCCTGCCGGGGCCATCGTCGTGGATCGCCATAGCGACACCGAGGTGTTGGAGGGATACGCCGAGGCGCAGCTCGATGCACTGCGTTCGGTGATAGCCCGATTGCCGTCGGAAGCATCAGACGAATACGAGACGTATATTCGTTCCGTGATCACGCAGTGCGTGAAGGCGGAGATGCTGGCGGCCAGCTCTTGGCGGGTGGCCGTCAATGCGGGTGCCGAGCACGCGCTGCGGCTGATGTCCCATCTACGGGCATTGGAGGCCATTCGCAGCGATCTGCTGCAACGGATGCCCGACAGTTTGGCCGCACGTTTCGACCACGCGTGTACCCGGTCGGCGTTGCCCGAACCCGTCATCGCCGCGTTGCTCGGCATCAGTGCCGAGGACCTGTGGGATATCCGCAACACCGGGGTGATCCCGCCGGGGGCGCTGGCGCGGATTCGTGCTTTCGCCGATGCACCCGCAGATCCGACAGTTGGTGGCGATAGAGAGGCATGA
- a CDS encoding C40 family peptidase yields MGNGEVEFLQRANELFAGRPRSVSPAPGPDRYADLLWSNASVETATGHDRYRRAVLVQRDRLLANARTDGAAATVLAAAVADHADARRQTAATVAAARADAASTADTPLAYREAMRRRAGRLRAQHAHVVGARHRARAHRTGLRRLRYRRTRPHRLAADRLRLPNTRAGRAVRAALSRLGRPYVWGATGPDRFDCSGLTQWAYRQAGVPLSRTTYTQIHEGIAVPRSQIRAGDLVFPSVGHVQLAIGGNRVIEAPHAGATVQISPLGAHVAIRRPVT; encoded by the coding sequence GTGGGCAACGGCGAGGTGGAGTTCTTACAGCGCGCCAACGAGCTGTTTGCGGGCCGTCCGCGATCCGTGTCACCGGCGCCGGGTCCGGATCGCTACGCCGATCTGCTGTGGAGCAATGCCTCTGTCGAGACGGCTACGGGACATGACCGGTACCGCCGGGCGGTGCTGGTACAGCGGGATCGGTTGCTGGCGAACGCCCGCACCGATGGCGCGGCCGCGACGGTGCTGGCCGCGGCCGTCGCCGACCACGCCGATGCCCGCCGGCAGACGGCGGCAACCGTGGCGGCAGCGCGCGCCGACGCCGCGTCGACGGCGGACACACCACTGGCGTACCGCGAGGCGATGCGACGCCGGGCGGGACGTCTTCGCGCACAACATGCCCATGTGGTCGGCGCCCGCCACCGTGCCCGAGCCCATCGCACCGGACTGCGCCGGTTGCGTTACCGCCGTACTCGGCCGCACCGACTCGCCGCGGATCGATTGAGGCTGCCCAATACCCGTGCCGGCCGCGCCGTCCGTGCCGCGCTGTCCCGGCTGGGCAGGCCCTACGTGTGGGGTGCGACCGGGCCCGACCGATTCGACTGCTCGGGTCTGACCCAATGGGCGTACCGACAGGCCGGTGTACCGCTGTCGCGAACCACCTATACGCAGATTCACGAGGGAATCGCCGTGCCGCGTTCGCAGATCCGGGCCGGCGACCTGGTGTTCCCCAGCGTCGGTCACGTCCAGCTCGCGATCGGCGGCAATCGGGTGATCGAGGCACCGCACGCCGGAGCCACGGTTCAGATCAGCCCACTGGGAGCACACGTCGCGATTCGACGGCCGGTGACGTGA
- a CDS encoding DUF4226 domain-containing protein, producing the protein MATRDDVLDAIGRIEMSGGGGEATRIAEAALTLPLPPSGYDRVLDQLRSAGQIFAEQQQGPAAAAMRRAELALSQQLSHAAEFDRQVIEALRRTHKTSLEGRRNLDDLQTEIAGAAAAWDLSTAPGAREFRKYLIAKLGEIVRVVQETNDDDTSKQALAIALAALYAAEPAREDAVPSDADPVSTKDTAIPSAGFDPAFADDSDLEPYPDLPAADQPETGFPDPAGPMPALPGLSAVPGFGGDGPGFGAMPVGPVPGLPWQGSASDWGGDTMPDEDDYSPDDVAAGDAANDGPDPESPGHDPGADDPVPVRLPDGETTSVADPQLAAAMQAVADGQPVAQAFGDRGIPIPPPGMPVTAPIDVDRLRPGDIGVFTDRHALAVGNGRALLDGQLHAAANLQGPGFLGWQHLLRGGDEQAALDEPAATRPADWSDRRLSLKNPITSGIVDRRGR; encoded by the coding sequence ATGGCTACCCGCGATGACGTCCTCGATGCGATCGGCCGCATTGAAATGTCTGGTGGCGGGGGAGAGGCGACCCGAATTGCGGAAGCGGCACTGACGTTACCGCTCCCGCCGTCCGGCTATGACCGAGTCCTGGACCAGCTGCGTTCGGCGGGACAGATTTTCGCTGAGCAACAACAGGGACCGGCGGCAGCGGCTATGAGGCGGGCCGAGCTCGCGCTGAGTCAACAGCTCTCCCATGCCGCGGAATTCGACCGGCAGGTGATCGAAGCGCTGCGACGCACACACAAGACGTCGCTGGAGGGCAGACGCAACCTAGACGATCTGCAGACTGAGATCGCCGGTGCCGCAGCGGCATGGGATCTCAGCACCGCACCGGGTGCGCGGGAGTTCCGGAAGTATTTGATAGCCAAGCTCGGAGAGATCGTCAGGGTAGTTCAAGAGACCAATGACGACGACACCTCCAAACAAGCGCTGGCCATCGCGTTGGCGGCACTGTATGCGGCAGAACCGGCGCGGGAAGATGCCGTTCCCTCCGACGCTGATCCGGTGTCGACCAAAGACACCGCGATACCGAGTGCCGGATTCGACCCGGCGTTCGCGGATGACTCAGACCTCGAGCCCTACCCGGATCTGCCTGCCGCCGATCAACCCGAGACCGGCTTCCCCGACCCCGCCGGGCCGATGCCAGCACTGCCCGGGCTGTCGGCGGTCCCGGGATTCGGTGGAGACGGTCCCGGATTCGGGGCAATGCCGGTTGGACCGGTTCCCGGCCTACCCTGGCAAGGATCAGCGTCGGACTGGGGCGGTGACACGATGCCGGATGAGGATGACTATTCGCCCGACGATGTCGCCGCCGGCGACGCGGCGAATGACGGTCCCGATCCAGAATCACCAGGCCACGATCCCGGTGCCGACGACCCGGTTCCGGTGCGACTGCCCGATGGTGAGACGACCAGCGTCGCCGATCCGCAATTGGCTGCCGCGATGCAGGCCGTTGCCGATGGCCAACCGGTAGCCCAAGCATTCGGAGACCGGGGGATCCCCATACCGCCGCCGGGAATGCCGGTCACCGCACCGATCGATGTCGACCGGTTGCGCCCGGGGGACATCGGAGTTTTCACGGATCGACACGCCCTCGCCGTCGGCAACGGGCGAGCGCTGCTAGACGGGCAGTTGCACGCCGCCGCAAATCTGCAGGGCCCCGGATTCCTTGGTTGGCAACATCTGTTGCGAGGAGGCGACGAACAGGCTGCGCTCGACGAGCCCGCAGCGACCCGTCCTGCCGACTGGTCGGATCGCCGACTGAGCTTGAAAAACCCGATTACAAGCGGCATCGTCGATAGGCGAGGAAGGTAG
- a CDS encoding ESX-1 secretion-associated protein codes for MPEKIHVNPDVLINAAGNHREVSEYLSTATASHADIEATLNSLGPIYSEFRQAAVALLDARKNCYDDQADAHAEMSDNLQRAVAMWDEHEDAAANTFRGLTDGHR; via the coding sequence ATGCCCGAGAAAATCCACGTCAACCCGGACGTTCTGATCAACGCCGCCGGTAACCACCGCGAGGTCTCGGAATACCTGTCCACGGCTACCGCATCGCACGCCGATATCGAGGCGACACTGAACTCCCTCGGCCCGATCTACAGTGAGTTTCGGCAGGCAGCAGTCGCGCTGCTCGATGCGCGAAAGAACTGTTACGACGACCAGGCCGACGCTCACGCGGAGATGTCCGACAACCTGCAGCGTGCTGTCGCGATGTGGGACGAGCACGAAGACGCCGCGGCGAACACCTTCCGAGGCCTGACCGATGGGCACCGATGA
- a CDS encoding DUF2694 family protein, with product MTDPNPAFDAIHPSGDVLFRSCRGGYLHSVVLSESVMQTDAHRLAEAIVLAADVSFLRAALEVRGEIVTSGQAPSAAVPTNDDLRLATERLAKHQLHPGPNPRP from the coding sequence ATGACCGATCCGAATCCGGCGTTCGACGCGATCCATCCCAGCGGAGACGTCCTGTTCCGTTCCTGCCGCGGTGGCTATCTGCATAGCGTGGTGCTTTCCGAGTCGGTGATGCAGACCGACGCGCATCGGTTGGCGGAGGCGATCGTCTTGGCCGCCGACGTCTCGTTTCTCCGAGCGGCGTTAGAGGTGCGGGGCGAGATAGTCACGAGTGGCCAGGCGCCCTCGGCGGCCGTTCCGACCAACGACGACCTGCGACTGGCGACCGAACGGCTGGCGAAGCATCAGCTGCACCCCGGTCCGAACCCCAGGCCTTAA
- a CDS encoding DUF2710 family protein: MSGADGHAELSDRDVVESVLRDLRAAAEKWEALVAEAENTTYSVDLGDIRAVANADGRLLELTLHPCVVSDYTHSELADRLNAVFSALREEAVADFAARYGGPL; encoded by the coding sequence ATGTCGGGGGCGGACGGCCACGCGGAACTCAGCGACAGGGACGTCGTCGAGTCGGTGCTACGGGATCTGCGTGCAGCGGCCGAGAAATGGGAAGCGCTGGTAGCCGAGGCCGAGAACACCACTTACAGTGTCGATCTCGGTGATATCCGTGCGGTCGCCAATGCCGACGGCCGATTGCTCGAACTGACCCTGCATCCCTGTGTGGTCAGCGATTACACCCATAGTGAGCTGGCGGATCGCCTGAACGCGGTCTTCAGCGCATTGCGCGAAGAAGCCGTCGCCGATTTCGCGGCCCGATACGGCGGTCCGCTCTGA
- the eccA gene encoding type VII secretion AAA-ATPase EccA translates to MMSMDSQYGSADARADFVAATEADPSMADAWLGRIACGDDELDTLQRLYANSDWLHKETTRLGRHLAAQIPLGPYLSITVTDASHVGLALASALTVAGEYARADALLADTGLLDSWVNHQWHQLGRAYLMFVTQRWPDLLTVAAEELPDRAIIMPAVTASVCALAGYAAAHLGQGRVALDWLDRVDIAGQTRSSERFGAGVLTASINPGEIPLLAADLAYLRGMVHRQLGEEDNAQVWLSKAAINGVLTEPAKAALAEPRLRLVVTEEQIIDSRSDRWDAESAKSRAELDEDDALDRRADLLAQGRAELAKQVGLAEVKRAVRALEDQLEIRAMRLEHGLPVEGQTNHMLLVGPPGTGKTTTAEALGKIYAGMGIVRNPEITEVRRSDFCGEHIGSSGPKTNELIEKALGGILFMDEFYSLVERHQDGTPDMIGMEAVNQLLIALEKHRFDFCFLAAGYEDQVDDFLTVNPGLASRFNRKIRFESYTPEEIVEIGERYGSGRATEFDSAARRRFLEMVTTIRGYVSPQGEHGINVMHNGRFARNVVEEAELARDTRVAAQKRAGNPVTVEDLKTITVADIDAAVRAVCDTKREMADLSW, encoded by the coding sequence ATGATGAGCATGGACAGTCAGTACGGCTCCGCCGACGCCCGAGCCGATTTCGTCGCGGCGACCGAGGCGGACCCTTCGATGGCCGACGCCTGGCTGGGCCGAATCGCCTGCGGGGACGACGAGCTGGACACCCTCCAACGTCTGTACGCCAACAGCGACTGGCTACACAAGGAGACCACCCGGCTGGGTCGGCACCTGGCCGCCCAGATTCCGCTGGGACCCTACCTGTCGATCACGGTGACCGATGCCTCGCACGTCGGCCTGGCTCTGGCGTCGGCACTCACGGTGGCCGGGGAATACGCGCGCGCCGACGCCCTGCTCGCGGACACCGGCCTGCTGGACAGTTGGGTCAACCACCAATGGCACCAACTCGGCCGCGCGTATCTGATGTTCGTCACCCAGCGGTGGCCGGACCTGCTGACGGTCGCCGCCGAAGAGCTACCGGACCGGGCGATCATCATGCCTGCGGTCACCGCATCGGTGTGCGCACTGGCCGGTTATGCGGCCGCACACCTGGGCCAGGGCAGGGTGGCCCTGGACTGGCTGGACCGCGTCGATATCGCCGGGCAGACACGTTCGTCGGAACGTTTCGGAGCGGGCGTGCTGACCGCATCGATCAATCCCGGCGAGATCCCGCTGCTGGCCGCCGATCTGGCCTATCTGCGCGGCATGGTTCACCGTCAGCTCGGGGAGGAGGACAACGCGCAGGTCTGGCTGTCCAAGGCCGCCATCAACGGTGTGCTGACCGAACCGGCGAAAGCCGCGCTGGCCGAGCCGCGGCTGCGACTGGTGGTGACCGAGGAGCAGATCATCGACAGTCGCAGCGATCGCTGGGACGCCGAGTCGGCGAAGAGCCGCGCCGAGCTCGACGAGGACGACGCGTTGGATCGCCGCGCCGACCTGTTGGCGCAGGGCCGCGCCGAGCTGGCGAAGCAAGTCGGGCTCGCGGAGGTCAAACGCGCCGTCCGGGCGCTCGAGGACCAACTCGAGATCCGGGCCATGCGGTTGGAGCACGGGCTGCCGGTGGAGGGCCAGACCAACCACATGCTGCTGGTCGGACCACCCGGCACCGGCAAGACGACCACCGCTGAGGCGCTGGGCAAGATCTACGCGGGCATGGGCATCGTGCGCAATCCGGAGATCACCGAGGTGCGGCGCTCCGACTTCTGCGGTGAACATATCGGCTCATCCGGTCCCAAGACCAACGAACTGATCGAAAAGGCTTTGGGTGGAATCCTTTTCATGGATGAATTTTATTCCTTGGTGGAACGGCACCAAGACGGAACCCCGGACATGATCGGGATGGAAGCGGTCAACCAGCTGCTGATCGCACTGGAGAAGCATCGCTTCGACTTCTGCTTCCTCGCCGCCGGCTATGAAGACCAGGTAGACGACTTCCTGACCGTCAACCCCGGGCTGGCGAGTCGCTTCAATCGCAAGATCCGCTTCGAGTCCTACACTCCGGAAGAGATCGTTGAGATCGGCGAACGCTATGGTTCCGGCCGCGCAACCGAATTCGACTCCGCGGCCCGCCGACGATTCCTGGAGATGGTGACCACCATCCGTGGCTACGTGAGCCCGCAGGGCGAACACGGCATCAACGTCATGCATAACGGCCGGTTCGCCCGCAATGTCGTCGAGGAGGCCGAACTGGCCCGCGATACCCGGGTCGCCGCCCAGAAGCGCGCCGGGAATCCCGTCACCGTGGAGGACCTCAAGACCATCACCGTCGCCGACATAGACGCCGCAGTCCGTGCAGTCTGCGACACCAAACGTGAGATGGCGGACCTGAGCTGGTAG